The Zea mays cultivar B73 chromosome 7, Zm-B73-REFERENCE-NAM-5.0, whole genome shotgun sequence DNA segment GAGGCTGTTCAGACAGAGAAGGCACCACCAGCACTAGGCCCTTATTCTCAGGCCATCAAAGCAAATAATCTTGTGTTTGTTTCTGGAGTTCTTGGCTTGAATCCCGAGGTTTGCTTTTGCACTGTCGTTCTATCATTTTCTTGTTTTTTTCTACATTGCTTGTATCAGTTTCCTGGTTTTTCCACTGGACGAACCGATCAGTTTGCTGGTTGTAGGTGAAGAGACAACTAATATGCCTTTCTGTTTTCAGACCAGGAAGTTTATCTCTGAAAATGTTGAGGAGCAAACTGAGCAGGTGAAAATCTTGATTCTTTAATGCTGCTTACATGTGAGGTGTGAATATATATCATTTGTGATTTCTGAGTCGTTCACAGTATCTTTTAATCTTgcataaaaaatatgtatttcgAACATCTCTCATAAGAATTTACATGATTTGCACGTGCTATATAATAAACTGTCCGCAATATTTTAGAACTTTGTTATTGAATCTGCATTTGCTAAATGCAGAAATGGAATGCCTTGTATGATATTCTGCAAGAACATAAGTTGTCTTTGCAAATTGCAAGTTTGTGTTCTGAAAATACTTGTCTGCTGTATCTGCTGTAACTTACTCTCGGTGACAGGTTATGAAAAACATGGGCGAGATATTGAAAGCTAGTGGTGCTAACTATTCTTCAGTTGTGAAGACAACGATCATGTAAGTAAATGTTCTTTATGTTTTGCTCAAGATATTTTGATGTCTTCAGGTGTGATTCTATTATTTTACCTGCAGGTTGGCTGATCTGCAGGATTTCAATAAAGTAAACGAGATCTATGGCAAATGTAAGTTTGAGCTGTGTTGCTCCACCTGTTCCTAATGGTGTAATTCCATTCTTTAATAACAGAGCTGTGACAGCGTTTTACCATCATCAGATTCTGGATGTCACATATCGATAAtatttgttttcccttctctgaaGATATTTTCGTTCTTGCTGCAGATTTCCCGGTGCCAGCACCTGCACGATCAACCTACCAAGTGGCGGCGCTGCCACTGAATGCCCGGATTGAGATTGAGTGCATCGCTGCTCTCTAATCAGATCATCCAACCACTCATTAAATCATCAATAAGCACCCAGGAATTTGTGGTAGAGGTACCTGTACCAGTTCAGTGTCTGAAAACTGCGGGTAACAAACCTTTGTGTCCCGGATAAgtgatgtgtgtgtgtgtgtgagtgaACAGTGCATCTAGTAGGAGAATTGTTGCGTGGTTTGTTACTTGGATTCTTCGCTCTTTAGACAAGAAGTACCATGGCATCAACATCAATAGCCTACTGTTTTCTTCCCAATAAGAATGAATTGGCTTCCCCAACAGATCATGGATATAGTCGTGCGTAATATTGTTTTATAATGTAGACTATATTATTTATAGAGTGAATTTAAAATAGGAGATGAGATGTGACCTAGGATGGATAAGCTGCTGGAGATAATTGACACTTATTAAGGGTTGTTTGGGATAAGTGCTATTAGCTAAAAATTAGTCTAAAATAGCTCTAGTTCATCTGTTAGGGAGAAACCATACCTTCGTTTAGTGGTAAAACACCCTTCAAGTCTTTATTAGCAGTAGGTAAACCCATAATGGATCTAGCTTGGTGTCAGTTGACATCCTTGGGGCATTGTGTCATAGGGGCCAAGGTATGTGCTAGCTAGGTTTTATAGCTCTACAAGACGAAGATGTGTCAACTAGGCCTAGAAGCTTTATAAGGTTGTCGTTAGTAGATTGTACATGTGGTTGTGCACATAGTTATTAAGGCGTCACTAAAGCGGTAAGGCAAGGCTGCAGGGCAAGGTGTCGTGATCGCCTTACTCGTCGATGTAAGACGTCCGCCTTAGCTAGAGTTTCGCCTTTTAGGCGCAAGGCGTCAGTAAGGTGTTAGATAATGTACAGATGGAGGAGTGGACTGCGGGGCGACAGCTGCGACCCTCCTCTCCCTTCCGTTGTGGCACGATTGTGCGGCCCTCCTGCTCTGCTCGCCACTATGCCCTTCCACGGCGGTGTGGGCATGCGTCCTACTCTCTCATTCGTCTTGCGATCTTGCGGATGTGTGTATGAGAACTTGAGGACTAGGGTATAGATATGGTGGCTTGGAGGTGCTTTAAATGGCCTAGATGGGCCTTTAAATAGACACTTATCCATACTTTTCATTTCTTTTTTCTATTTT contains these protein-coding regions:
- the LOC100273379 gene encoding reactive Intermediate Deaminase A, chloroplastic, whose protein sequence is MAWSAAAVSRFAAASPPAAPISVRLGAAASRSSLSFSSGRRRPVAASLSTSATAVKEAVQTEKAPPALGPYSQAIKANNLVFVSGVLGLNPETRKFISENVEEQTEQVMKNMGEILKASGANYSSVVKTTIMLADLQDFNKVNEIYGKYFPVPAPARSTYQVAALPLNARIEIECIAAL